One genomic window of Magnolia sinica isolate HGM2019 chromosome 3, MsV1, whole genome shotgun sequence includes the following:
- the LOC131240768 gene encoding uncharacterized protein LOC131240768 — protein sequence MLLMERIEEFKKNQAEMEERLQSLQQENVCFEEDKKMLKMVTARVQDLENEINCLQRELGASRAECEVAAETLQRMKTSFEEVEKSNRERGLKIRSLEEENAFLNGQIERLTAETELEIRKLQQEANTEVLEAEILEKEMEIRRLKKYLDESKGKKSELEGKMEKLELEKVLKGEGREYRCNKWRGLKLPWPLAASAGTVAAAAMIYLKCAQQRSS from the coding sequence ATGCTACTGATGGAACGAATCGAAGAATTCAAGAAAAACCAGGCCGAGATGGAAGAACGGTTGCAATCGCTGCAGCAAGAGAACGTTTGCTTCGAAGAAGACAAGAAGATGCTGAAAATGGTCACTGCTCGTGTGCAGGATCTCGAAAACGAAATCAACTGTTTGCAGCGCGAACTCGGCGCGTCGAGGGCGGAGTGCGAGGTAGCTGCAGAAACGCTTCAGCGGATGAAAACCTCCTTTGAAGAGGTGGAAAAGAGCAATCGGGAGAGGGGTCTGAAGATCCGGAGTCTCGAGGAGGAGAATGCTTTTCTGAATGGACAGATAGAGAGATTGACGGCAGAGACCGAATTGGAAATCCGCAAACTGCAACAAGAAGCGAATACTGAGGTATTGGAGGCTGAgatattggagaaggagatggaaATCCGTAGGTTGAAGAAGTATTTGGACGAATCAAAGGGGAAGAAATCGGAACTGGAAGGGAAGATGGAGAAATTGGAGCTGGAGAAGGTattaaaaggagaaggaagagagtaCCGCTGTAACAAATGGCGTGGATTGAAGCTCCCATGGCCCTTGGCGGCATCAGCTGGGACAGTTGCTGCAGCGGCCATGATCTATCTAAAGTGTGCCCAACAGAGGAGCTCTTAA